The genomic interval AAAGAACGAGCACAAGCGAGAAAGAAGCGGAGAACAGATACACAATATATTGCCGATACTATTGGAAACGACCTTGTTTGGTCTTTATGAAAAATCGAGTAAATACTCGATTTTTTTGTTGTTCAAAAGGTATAAAAAAATAAAAATGATTAAAAATAACAGTAATTATTTGAGAAAATAACCAAAAAGTGTTAAAAGTTGAGTAATGTTATAAAAACGGTTAGGGGGATAGGCATGGAAAAGGAACTCCTGCGAGTAGAAAACCTAACAACCTCATTTTGTATTGATGATCAATATTATGCAGCTGTTGACGATTTATCTTTTACCGTTCATGAAAATGAAATTGTTGCCATTGTAGGAGAGTCCGGCTGCGGTAAGAGTGCACTTGCTTTGTCTATTATGCAATTGCACGATAAAAAGCGAACAAAATCAGAAGGTTCTATTATATATAAAGGGACAAACTTATTGAATGCAGCAGAATCGAAGTTAAATAAAGTTCGCGGTCGACATATTAGCATGATTTTTCAAGAGCCGTTAACGGCATTAAATCCCCTTATGACAGTTGGTAAACAAATAGAAGAAAGTCTTCATTATCATACAGATTTATCAAAGAAACAGCAAAAAGCTAAAACGTTTACTCTGCTTGAACAAGTCGGGATTCCGTATCCAAAACGCACCTATAAGCAATATCCTCATGAATTGTCAGGAGGAATGCGACAAAGAGTGATGATTGCAATTGCCGTAGCTTGTTCTCCTTCCCTTGTTATTGCCGATGAACCAACCACTGCACTAGATGTAACCATCCAAGCACAAATTCTAGATTTATTAAAAGACATTCAACAAAAAACAAAGATGGGTATTATTTTTATTACCCATGATTTAGGCGTTGTCGCAGAGATTGCCGATCAAGTGATTGTTATGTATGCGGGACAAATTGTTGAAAAAGGAAGTGTAAAAACAATATTGGAGAGGCCGCTTCATCCCTATACGAAGTCTTTGCTTTACTCTATCCCTACTGTGACGAAAGAAAAGAGTCGATTGCATGTCATTCAAGGGATGGTGCCGCCTATTGCGAAAATTAACAGAAGCGGCTGTCGGTTTAAAGAGAGGATTCCATGGATTTCTGTGCAATCGCATGCGCAATTTCCGAGGCTGCATGAAGTGGAACCAGGTCATTTTGTTCGCTGCACTTGTTATAAACAGTTTCACTTTCCGGAAGAAGGAGGTACAGCGATTCGATGACGTTGCTAAAAGTAGAAGATATCAAAGTTTATTTTCCAATTCGAGGCGGTTTATTTCATACAGTAGTAGACCATGTTCGGGCGGTGGATGGTGTTTCTTTTGAATTACAGCAAGGAGAAACGTACGGACTTGTTGGCGAGTCGGGAAGCGGCAAATCTACAACAGGAAAGGCTATTGTAAAGCTGCATCAGGTGACTGCTGGAACCATTACGTTTCAAGGCAAAGATCTTACGTATTTGAGCAGAGGAGAAATGAAGCCTTTTCGTAAAGATATTCAAATGATATTTCAAGATCCATATTCCTCTTTAAATCCGAAAAAGCGCGTGCTGGATATCATTGCGGAGCCGATTCGAAATTTTGAACGTGTATCGGCAACGGAAGAGAGAAAAATCGTGCAACAGTATTTAGAAAGAGTGGGGCTAAATCCAGATTCTATTTATAAATATCCACATGAATTTTCGGGTGGACAGCGTCAGCGGATTGGTATCGCTCGTTCTTTAACGTTGAAACCTAAATTGATTATTGCGGATGAACCTGTGTCAGCCTTGGATGTATCCGTCCAAGCACAAGTATTGAACTTTCTTCAAGATTTGCAAAAAGAATTTCAGTTAACTTATTTATTTGTAGGGCATGATCTTGGTGTCATTCGGCATATGTGTGACCGCATTGGTGTGATGTATCGCGGGCGGTTAGTGGAGGAAGGAACGAGTCAAGATATTTACAAAAATCCACAGCATATTTATACGAAACGGTTAATGGCCGCGATTCCCGATTTATCACCTGATGCTCGCGGGCAAAAAATAAGGCTTCGAAAACAGGTAGCTGAAGAATACAAGCAATTGTATTCTACCTTCTTCGATGAAAATGGACGAGCGTATGATTTAAAGCCGATTAGTGCCACACATAAAGTAGCATTGCCATAGGAGGTGAGAGGAAACCTATGTGGAAATTTATTGTACGCCGGTTATTGATGATGATTCCGCAGTTATTTATTTTAAGTGTTCTTGTATTTATGATGGCTAAAGCAATGCCGGGTGATGCTTTAGGAGGAAGAGAAATTGATCCGCGAGCTAATCCAGATGTGATTGAAGCACAGCGAGAAAAGATGGGATTAAATGATCCTTGGTATGAACAATATATTCGATGGGTGAGCAATGTTTCAAAGGGAGATTGGGGAGTATCGTACACACATAAAGTACAAGTAACGGATGTGATTGAAGACCGAATCTGGAATACAGTGAATTTGGCTCTCTTGACTTTAATTTTTACGTATTTAATCGCTATACCACTTGGGTTAATAAGTGGACGGTACAGCGATTCATGGATTGATAAAGTGATTACAGGTTATACGTATATAGGCTTTGCGACTCCTATGTTTATCTTTGCGATTATTATGCTCTTTGTATTCGGTTTTTCCCTTGATTTATTTCCGACGGGGGGAAGCGTTAATCCTACAGTGGAAGAAGGGACGTTTGCCTATGTACTAAGTAAAATTAATCATATGATTTTACCAGCGTTTAGTACGGCAATTGTTTCTACAACGGTTATCATTCAATATTTGAGGAATGAAGTCATTGATAATAAAATGAAGGATTTTGTTCGAACAGCAAAAGCGAAAGGCGTACCAGAAACAAATATTTATACTCATCATGTATTACGAAACTCTTTTTTACCGATTGCGGCTTTTTTAGGCTATGAAATTACGGGCTTAGTGGGTGGAGCGGTAATTATTGAGACGATTTTTAATTATCCAGGCATCGGTCAATTATTTCTGAGCTCTGTTCATGCCCGTGATTTTAGTGTTGTTACCGCAGTTGTCATGATGACTGGCTTTGCTACCCTATTGGGGACTCTTCTGTCCGATATTATTCTAAGTATAGTCGATCCGCGTATACGGATTGACTAAGGAGAGGTGAAGCGAGTAATGGAATTGAACGTAAATACAGAAAAACATGGACAATCTATACAAATAACTCCTTCTGGAAGACAGCTAATTTGGCAGCAAATGAAAAAAGACCGTCTAGCGATGGGTTCGTTCATTTTCTTAGTTTCCATCCTGCTCTTTGTGTACAGCGCAGCTTTTGTTATGGATGCAGAAGAAATTGCCCGAATTAACTTACGAGCTCTTCATCAACCTCCTTCTCTGGAGCATTGGTTAGGGACGGATTATGGAGGACGAGATGTATTTGGTCAATTAATTATTGGAACGCGTAATTCGTTTACGATTAGCTTTTGTATCACATTGTTAACCGCTTTGATTGGGTTAACAACGGGACTTGTGGCTGGTTATTTCGGCGGGGTGACTGACCATGTTGTCATGCGCATTATTGACTTTATCATCTCTTTACCGACGACGATGTTTATTATTGTGTTAGTGACGATTATTCCCGAATTTACAATATGGTCGTTTATTCTAGTGATGACTTTATTTTATTGGACAGGCAAGGCTCGATTGATTCGTTCCAAAGTGTTAGCGGAGCGAGAATTAGATTATGTTCAAGCTTCACAAACGTTAGGAACCCCGCATTGGAAGATTATGTTCTTTCAAATTTTTCCTAATGTAAGTTCGATTATCATCGTGAATTTTATTTTGAATTTAGCAGGGAATATTGGGCTTGAATCAGCTTTAACGTATTTAGGATTTGGGTTGCCAGAAAGTACACCGAGTCTTGGAACTCTCATTAGCTATGCAAGAAATCCGGATGTGTTAGAGCATAAATGGTGGGTATGGCTGCCAGCTTCCGTCATGATTCTTGTGATGATGTTAAGTATCAATTTTGTCGGTCAAGCGATTAAACGTGCGACGGACGCTAGACAAAGAAGATAACGAACAACAAGAGGAAGGTTTTTTATGAACGCTAAAGGCTATCAAGTATTATGTACATTCATAAGCTTCATATTAGTAGCAGCTTGTCAATCGGGACAAAAGATGGAGGAAGTCCATCAAGAAGTGGCAGGTGTTAGAACGAGTCAGACGTTTTTAACAAAAACAACGAACACAGCCAATGCACTTGAAGGTGGTCATTTGAATTATGGTTTAGTCGCAGACAGTCCGTTCGAAGGAATATTAAATGGAGTTTTTTTTGAAAATGCGTATGACGCGGAAATCTTGCAATTTTTTGATGAAGCGTTGCTCGCGACAGATGAGAATTCGCAATTTACTCAAGAGGGTGCCGCGACATATGAAATGTCTAAAGACTATAAAACGATGACGATTACGATTCGAGCCGGTGTTAAGTGGCATGATGGCAACCCTGTAACAGGGGAAGATTTAGAGTTTGCTTATTTAACAATTGGTCACCCTGATTATAACGGATCGCGCTATGATACAACTTTTCAAAATATTGTTGGAATGGATGACTATCACGCAGGAAAAGCAGAGCGTATCTCTGGTATTAAAGTGGCTGGAAATCGGGTTTCGTTAACCTTTAAAGAAGCCAATCCATCGATTTTAACAGGGGTGTGGACGTATCCGCTTCATAAAAAGTATCTAGGGGATATTCCAGTCGCACAAATGTCCGCTTCTGCGAAAATCCGTCAACATCCAATCGGTTTTGGACCATTTAAAGTAAAGAAAATTGTTCAGGGGGAAGCGATTGAGTTTGAAGCTTTTGATGATTATTGGAAAGGAAAGCCGAAGCTTGATCGTATTTCTCTATCTGTTGTGAACTCAACCACAGCCGTTAAAGCGTTGCAGGCTGGAAAAATTGATGTTGCTAAGATTTCGGCTGACTTGTATGAGGGAGCAAAGAAGTTAACGAATGTCAATCTTCTTGGACAAATGGAATCAACCTATACGTATATCGGTTTTAAGCTAGGTCATTATGATTTAGATAAGAAAGAAAATGTAATGGGCGGAACGAAGTTGTCAGATAAACGTGTTCGCCAGGCAATCGGTTATGCGATTAATAATGATGAAGTCGGACGATTTTTATATAAAGGACTTCGTTTTCAAGCGAATACGGTGATTCCGCCTACACAGCCTAATTATTATGATACAAGTCTTGCAGGGTATACGTATAATCCTGAAAAAGCAAAGAAGTTATTAGATGAAGCAGGTTATGTGGATCGAAATGGTGACGGCTTTCGGGAGGATCCAAAAGGAAAGGAATTTGTACTTAATTTTGCCTCAATGGCTGGTGGAGACGCAGCTGAGCCATTAGCTCGGTACTATATTCAGCAATGGCGGGATATGGGTCTACATGTCCAATTGTTAGAAGGAAGGCTTCATGAGTTTAACTCTTTTTATGATCGCTTGAAAAAAGATGATCAAAAGATTGATTTATATCAAGCCGCTTTTGGTGTTGGTTCGGATCCTGATCCATCCGGCCTGTGGGCAAGAGACGCCGCTTTCAATTATACCCGGTGGGTGAATGAAAAGAATGATGAGCTTTTGCAAAAAGGAGTTTCAGTAGAGGCGTTTAATAACGAGTATCGTGCAGAGGTTTATAAAGAATGGCAAGCATTGATTAAAGAAGAAGCACCGCTTATTCCTACTTTATTTCGCTATGGATTTTTAGGAGTAAACGAACGGGTGCGAGATTTGGAGCTTGAAGCAGGCAGTGTCCATGTAGATTGGTCGAAGGTAGCAGTAACAGCTGAAAAACCAATTAAATAATCAACAAAAAGCCGGTTCGTTTGCTGAATCGGCCATTTGCTATGGAGCGCTGCTTTTTCCTCTAAGTAAAAAACGGTATACTTAGTGTACGAAGAAAGGGAGTGTTGATCTTGGTTTCCATAATTGATGAAAACGAAATTGTTTCCTACATAAAAGAATTAGTTACTATTCCAAGTCCATCGGGGTATACAGAGGAGGCAATCGCTTATGTTGCTGCGTTTATGAAAAGAAATCATGTTTCGTATCAGCTAACGAATAAAGGGGCTTTGCTGGCGACGATACAAGGGAAGGACCAGAATAGACATCGTTTGTTGACGGCCCATGTGGATACATTAGGTGCGATGGTAAAAGAAATCAAACCGAATGGCCGCTTGAAATTAGCGATGATTGGAGGATTTCGCTGGAATTCCGTTGAAGGGGAATATTGTACAATCCACACCACAGAAGGGAAGGCGTATACAGGAACGATTTTAATTCATCAGACATCTGTTCATGTGTATAAAAATGCAGGAGAGGTGAAGCGTGATGAAGAAGCCATCGAGGTACGGATTGATGAAGTCGTGAAATCCCAAGCTGAAACAGAAGCCCTCGGTATTTCTGTTGGAGATTTTGTTTCATTTGAACCGCGTGTAGAAGTAACAGAGAGCGGTTTTATTAAATCTCGTCATTTAGATGACAAAGCAAGTGTCGGCATTTTGCTTCATATCATGGAGCGCATTCAAACGGGAGCCATTTCTTTATCACATACGACGCATTTTCTCATTTCAAATAATGAAGAGATTGGGTATGGAGGAAATTCGAATATTCCAGCTGAAGTCGTTGAATACATAGCGGTTGATATGGGAGCAATTGGAGACGGGCAAGCGACGGATGAGTATAGCGTCTCCATTTGTGCCAAAGATTCATCAGGACCGTATCATTATAAGCTGCGTCAACATCTTGTATCTTTAGCGAAGGCTCATGCGATTGATTATCGAGTCGATATTTACCCGTATTATGGTTCTGATGCGTCCGCAGCGATTCGAGCCGGACATGATATTGTACATGGATTAATTGGTCCTGGAATTGATGCGTCTCATGCATTTGAGCGGACACATACTTCTTCGTTAAAGCATACAGCCCATTTACTTGCGCATTATTTACAGTCGGATTTGGTTATTTAATTCGATATCTCGATTATTTTAAAGCAAATAGTTTTTTGTAACAGAAACGATATGTAGAAGGGAGTGACAGATATGTGTTTGATAAATTTCGCTTATAAAATGGATTCACGGTATGACTTAGTTGTTGCTGCCAATCGGGATGAATTTTATGAAAGACCGACCGCACAGGCGTCTTTTTGGGAAGATGCATCGCATGTGTTGGCAGGCAGGGATTTAGAAAAAATGGGAACATGGATGGGAGTCACTAAACAAGGTCGTTTTGCGGCCCTTACCAATTATCGTGACCCAGATAATGAAAGTGGCAATATGTGTTCTCGTGGAGAATTAGTTGGTCAATTCTTAATAGGGGACAATCAGCCTCAACAGTATTTGCAAATGATTCAACAGCATCGAAATCAATATCCTGGATTTAACCTAATAGTGGGGGATGGAAGTTCCCTTTACTATTATTCGAACATAGAAAATGAAATTCGCTTGTTAAAACCTGGACTGTATGGACTGAGCAATCATTTGTTGGATACGCCGTGGCCAAAAGTACGTAAAGGAAAAGAAGGCTTGGAAAGATGTTTGAAAGGTTCAACTGAAACATTGAAAGACTGCTTATTCTCGAGCTTGCAATATGCGGACCCTGCCCCAGATGAAGAATTGCCAAATACGGGTGTTTCTTTAGAATGGGAACGAAAGCTTTCTCCGCTATTTATTCAAACTCCGGATTATGGAACAAGGTCATCTACTGTTTTGTTTATGACTGATAAGAATGTTCGATTTGTAGAACGAATGTTTAAGGAGAGAGAATATAAGGAGAGGGAATTTATGTTTGAAATTGAACGGTAATTGCAACGAAATAGTTTAGCTTGTTGATTTTTGAACTACTCACCACTTAATTTTCTAACGAAAGTTTGAAGTGGGAGTCTTCTCGCTTAAAATGATAAAGTGAGAATTAATAAGTTATATAACTTATTACAACCATTATCAGTGAAATGTAAAAAAGATGACTCCATATAGGAATCATCTTTTTTACATTATTTAGCTTTTTTCCAATGTTGTTTCAGTCGATTGGTTTGCAGGCTGTTTTTTATAGATTCGATTGAACAACATAGATTGCCCAATTAAGAAAAGTCCGCCGACTGACCAGTATAGAGGGAGAGCGGCTGGAGCAGAGAATGAAATAAATAGAATCATAATGGGAGAAAGCAGTCCCATGAATTTCATTTGTTGCTGCTGTTCTGTAGGCATTTGATGTAAAGAAAATTTGAATTGCAAGTAATAAATAACCCCCGCAATAAGGGCCATAACAATATTAGCTTGACCAAGGTTAAACCAAAGAAAGCTATGTGTCGCGATTTCGTGAGAGCTTTTAATCGCGTAATAAACGCCCATTAGAATCGGCATTTGAATAAGCATCGGCAAGCATCCCATATTTAAAGGATTTACGCCGTGTTTTTGATAGAGCTGCATCATTTCTCGTTGTAGTTCTGCTTTTTTTGTCGCATCTGTTGTTGATTTTATCTTCTCTTGAAGCGTCGTCATCTCAGGTTTTAGGGCGTCCATCTTACTTTTCATCACCTGTTGTGTTTTATACTGTTTCGCGGTAAGCGGCATAATTAAGAGACGAATGATTACCGTCATGAGCACAATGCTCCACCCGTAGTTACCATGAAATAAAGTCGCGTTAAAATCTAAAAGAGATATGATTGGATTCACCAAGAATGTATGAAACATTCCGGCATCATTGTCAGTGAGTGAGCATCCTGAAAGCAGTGATGTAAAGATTACAGCTACCATAATTTTTTTCAATTGTTTTCCTCCTCAGATTGTTTTTTTTTATTAAACAATGTCAAGGAGGTTTGCTTTATCTGAATCATCCGGTGCACTTCTTTGCCGAACTTTTGTAAAAAAGCCTTGCAACATACGGTAGTCAAAATATCTATCAAAATTAATCGGGATTCGAGCATGTTTGGCTTGAATCAAAGCTTGATGTTTATGATTTAATTTTGTGCTCTGTGTATTTAAAAAATAAACAGCAGCAAGAGGAAAGACTAATGTCATAATATAGCCGGCCCATAAAGCCTGTTGAATCGTTTGATAATCAAATCCTATTAATAATTCCAGCATAGGAATCCCTCATTTTTCGATTACATGTTATAGAGGTACTATAACGAATTGTCTGGAAGTAGTCAAATGTATATAAATATCTAACTTTTGCTGATGAATGAATGAAGGCAGGCACTATATGTAGGGAAATACATATGGATAAAAGGAAGTTGAATAATGAGGTGAAAGAAATGTATCCATATAATCCATATTATGGGCAAGAGTTTTATATGTATCCATCAACATCGTATGAGTATAATCCATATAATCAACCTATAGCAGAGGATTCATTCCGTCCGCCAAACCCACCACCACGACCACCCCAAGGAGGATATGGTCCACCACCGCCACCATCAGGCCCTCCACCATACGGAGGCGGCCAATATGGTGGTCCTGCACAAGACGGCGGACCGCCAACAGCTCCTCCGCCTGCATTTGTGCCGCAGCTTTCACAAGTGTCAACGCAGGCTATAGATGCTCCTTCTATGCGTGGTTGTTTGTACCGATATACGTATGTCTGGCTGAGGAATAGACGCTCGTTCTGGTTTTATCCAACATATGTTGGCAGAAATTCTGTTGCAGGATATCGCTGGAGAGAAAGTAGTCAACGTTGGTCGTATTTCGGTATTGATGCCGATGAAATTCGTTCTTTTCAATGTTATTAAATTTAAAAAGCGATCTCCCCTAGATAAGGGGCAGATTGCTTTTTTGATGTTTAAGGATAGTTTTTTAACAGCTGTTTCCATAAAAGGAGGTTGATTTACTGGAAAAGGCTGTTTATAATCAAGGTGTACTATGTTAAGTAGTACACTTGGTACAGTGAGGAGGGGGATGATGTTTGAGTTAGATGTTCGCAGCAGAAAGCCAATTTACGAACAGTTGATGGATAAGTTAAAAGAGCTAATCATCACAGAAGTGCTGAAGGAAAATGAACGGTTGCCTTCAGTTAGAACGTTAGCTCAACAATTAACAATCAATCCCAATACGATTCAAAAGGCATTTAGACAGTTGGAAATGGAGGGGTTCATTTATACGCTTCCAGGGAAGGGGAGCTTTGTTTCACCAGCGAATAGGGTGAGAGATACAGCAAAGGAACAGAAGCTTAAGGCAGAGCTTGCTAAGATTGTGAGTGAGGCTCTTTATTTAGGTATCGATGTCGAAGAAATTTATCAAATTATTGAACAAACACGGGCTGGAATAAGGGGGGATCATCATGATTGAATGTAAACAAGTAACGAAGTTGTATGAAAAGAAGGAAGCGGTTCATGACTTAAATATAGCGATTGCAGCAGGGTCAATTTTTGGATTGCTTGGTTCAAACGGGGCTGGAAAAACAACGCTCTTAAAAATGCTAGCGGGTATTCTGGAGCAGGATGCAGGAGATATTCAGATTGATCAGCAGCCTGTGTTTGAAAACAAACGATTAAAGAATCGATGTGTGTTTATCCCTGATACACCTTATTTTCTTTCTAATTATACGATTTTACAGATGGCTCAATTTTATAGCCGGATGTACAGTAACTGGAACGAAGAGCGTTTTACTCAATTGCAAGAAGTGTTTCAACTTCCTATACATAGTAAAACCCATCGTCTGTCAAAAGGGATGCAAAGGCAAGTCGCTTTTTGGTTAGCGTTATCAACAATGCCGGATGTGTTAATTTTAGATGAACCATTTGATGGGTTAGATCCGGTTATGCGTCAAAATGTTAGACAGCTTTTGATTCAAGATGTAGCGGAACGTGAAATGACGATTATCATCTCTTCGCATAATTTACGTGAAATTGAAGATTTAGCGGACCATGTGGCGATTTTACATCAAGGGAGAATTATTCTTGAGAAAGAATTGGATGATTTGAAAGCCGATGTACATAAAGTTCAATTTGCTTTTAAAGATAAAATTCCAACCGGGTTGTATCGCGGCTTGCACATTTTACATAAAGAAAAACGAGGCAGCGTCGTGATTTGTATTATAAAAGGAAATGGAGAAGGAATTGCGGATCATTTTCATTTGTATCAGCCGGATATTTTCGATATGCTGCCGCTGACGTTAGAAGAAATCTTTATCTATGAAATGGGGGATGTTGGGTATGCCATCCAAAACGTCCTCGATTAATCAAGAACTGTGGAAGTATATGTTTAGAAGCTCCGGCTGGATTTCCATTCTATCTATACTAGGGTTACTGTTTGCTTTGCCGCTTGAGCTTTTTATCTCAATCGTAGAAGAAAGAACGGATTATTATGGACAAGTAAAAAATTTATTTGCTATTCATAGTACGATTCAATATGCGTTAATGATCGTTACTCCTGTGTTAGTTGCTGTCTTTTTGTTTCGCTTTTTACAAGTGAAACAAATGTCCGACTTTATTCATAGCTTGCCTGTATCAAGAAAGCAAATTTATGGTCATCATCTTGCTGCTGGTCTTGTTTTTCTACTCGTCCCGATTATAGTAACTGCATTTATTTTATTTGTTTTTTATTGGGCGATAGATGTAAGCGGGCTATTTACGTTAAAGGATATCGGAGTATGGGCAGCTGTCACTTTTTCGATTGAAGTGCTCATTTTTTCAGCCGCTGTTTTTATTGGGATGATTACGGGATTATCGGCTTTGCAGGCTGTATTAACGTATATTACGTTACTTCTTCCTGTTGGCTTAGTTATTCTCTTAGGTGCTAATATTCAATTTTTATTATTTGGATTTTCGGAAAGTTATTATACGAACTCGGTTGTTCGGCGATTATCACCGCTCGTTAAAGCGGCTGATTTAAGTAGGGAGAAGTTGCATTCAATCGATATTTATATATATATCCTTGTGGCTAGTATTTTGTTTTTTGTTTCACTGCTTTTATATCAAAAAAGAAAGCTTGAGTATGTGTCACATGCTTTTGTGTTTCCGATTATGAAACCGGTGTTTAAATATGGGCTAACAACATGTGCGATGCTATTAAGCAGTTTGTACTTTCATGGTACGACGGAACGTATAGGATGGCTTTTAGGTGGTTTGATAATCGGTGCGTTGACTGGCTATGTGGTGGCAGAAATGGTACTGCAGAAAACGTGGCGAATTCAACTCGCATTTAAAGGATTCGGATACTTTGCGGTAGCAGTATGTATAGGTGTCGGCTTAATCAAGCTTGATCCGCTGGGCTTTGAAACGAATATTCCTGATTTAGCACAGGTTGAAAAAGTCTATATCCGAAAGGAACTAGGGAGTTATAGTGATGAGATGAATAGTGCATACGTCGCCTTAAAAGAAGAGCGTAGTATGAAGGTGTTACGAAATTTACATGAGCAAATTCTCGAACATGGCAAGAGCGAAATGTTAGCACCGGATCGTCATTACCAATCTATTTCTTTAAAGTACGAGTTAACGAATGGAAAAAAAGTAGTGCGTGAATATTATTTACAAAATTATAATGCTTTCTCTTCTTATTTAAAAAACATCTATGAATCTGAGGAATACAAGAAAAAAGCTTATTCCTTATTAACGACATCTCCAAAGGATGTGTATCGAATTTCTATTTCGGCTAATAGCTATTTGAATAAATCAATTGAGCTGCGTGATTCAAAGGAAATTACAGAAGCGATTCAAGCGATACAAACGGATCTTTCCTATCAGAGCTATGAAGATATGTTAAATCCAACTGGTGAGTATGCAGATATTTCGATTGTGTTGGAAAAAAATCGCTTTATTCATCTATCATGGAAAGCTTCTATGCAACATTTTACGGAATGGATGAAGAAAACAGGGAAAGACAATGACGTACGGATTCTTCCAGAGGAAATCGATTATATGCTCGTGCAGCCATATGATTCGCATGTAGATTACTATAGCGAGAGGTTTGTACCAGATAAGAATGCATTAAAAATAACAAATGGCAATCAAAAGGAAGCAGTATTAAATACGCTAGTGTCCAATATAGGTGGAAGCTATATTGTTGCCGTTTATTATAAAGAAAGCAGTGAAATAGATATTAAGGGACTATCGAATGAATACGCACCTGCTTTTATTAAAGAGCATTTTAACCAATGAGGGGGAGAGAGAATGAGCAAGGGGAAAGTATCGGAGAAATGTAGTTTTACTTCCACCTACAAAAAGTT from Peribacillus asahii carries:
- the yidC gene encoding membrane protein insertase YidC, giving the protein MVAVIFTSLLSGCSLTDNDAGMFHTFLVNPIISLLDFNATLFHGNYGWSIVLMTVIIRLLIMPLTAKQYKTQQVMKSKMDALKPEMTTLQEKIKSTTDATKKAELQREMMQLYQKHGVNPLNMGCLPMLIQMPILMGVYYAIKSSHEIATHSFLWFNLGQANIVMALIAGVIYYLQFKFSLHQMPTEQQQQMKFMGLLSPIMILFISFSAPAALPLYWSVGGLFLIGQSMLFNRIYKKQPANQSTETTLEKS
- a CDS encoding GntR family transcriptional regulator, which translates into the protein MFELDVRSRKPIYEQLMDKLKELIITEVLKENERLPSVRTLAQQLTINPNTIQKAFRQLEMEGFIYTLPGKGSFVSPANRVRDTAKEQKLKAELAKIVSEALYLGIDVEEIYQIIEQTRAGIRGDHHD
- a CDS encoding ABC transporter ATP-binding protein yields the protein MIECKQVTKLYEKKEAVHDLNIAIAAGSIFGLLGSNGAGKTTLLKMLAGILEQDAGDIQIDQQPVFENKRLKNRCVFIPDTPYFLSNYTILQMAQFYSRMYSNWNEERFTQLQEVFQLPIHSKTHRLSKGMQRQVAFWLALSTMPDVLILDEPFDGLDPVMRQNVRQLLIQDVAEREMTIIISSHNLREIEDLADHVAILHQGRIILEKELDDLKADVHKVQFAFKDKIPTGLYRGLHILHKEKRGSVVICIIKGNGEGIADHFHLYQPDIFDMLPLTLEEIFIYEMGDVGYAIQNVLD
- a CDS encoding DUF6449 domain-containing protein; amino-acid sequence: MPSKTSSINQELWKYMFRSSGWISILSILGLLFALPLELFISIVEERTDYYGQVKNLFAIHSTIQYALMIVTPVLVAVFLFRFLQVKQMSDFIHSLPVSRKQIYGHHLAAGLVFLLVPIIVTAFILFVFYWAIDVSGLFTLKDIGVWAAVTFSIEVLIFSAAVFIGMITGLSALQAVLTYITLLLPVGLVILLGANIQFLLFGFSESYYTNSVVRRLSPLVKAADLSREKLHSIDIYIYILVASILFFVSLLLYQKRKLEYVSHAFVFPIMKPVFKYGLTTCAMLLSSLYFHGTTERIGWLLGGLIIGALTGYVVAEMVLQKTWRIQLAFKGFGYFAVAVCIGVGLIKLDPLGFETNIPDLAQVEKVYIRKELGSYSDEMNSAYVALKEERSMKVLRNLHEQILEHGKSEMLAPDRHYQSISLKYELTNGKKVVREYYLQNYNAFSSYLKNIYESEEYKKKAYSLLTTSPKDVYRISISANSYLNKSIELRDSKEITEAIQAIQTDLSYQSYEDMLNPTGEYADISIVLEKNRFIHLSWKASMQHFTEWMKKTGKDNDVRILPEEIDYMLVQPYDSHVDYYSERFVPDKNALKITNGNQKEAVLNTLVSNIGGSYIVAVYYKESSEIDIKGLSNEYAPAFIKEHFNQ